The genomic segment CCACCTATCTTTATAGAATCCGGATGATAGAAAAAGAAGTAACAATATCAAATCAATTAGGCTTGCATGCTCGACCAGCCGCTTTACTTGTAAAAACGGTTGCAAAATTCTCATCTTCATTTACTATGGTGAAAAATGGTGTTGCAATTAATGGGAAAAGCATTATGAGTGTAATGGCGTTGGCTGCCGAACCCGGTTCAACCCTTGTTTTGCAAATGAATGGACCGGATGAAATAGAAGCAATGGAAAAAGTCGTTGAACTTTTTGAAAATAAATTCGAGGAAGATTGAACCGATTACCAGTAAAAGAAGTAATTTGTAAGGGTATTGCCGCTTCTCCTGGAATAGCAATCGGAGTTGCCACCGTTCTTTCCCGGGAAAAACTAGAATTTGATCGGAAAGAAATCTCCAAGAATCAGGTCGATGAAGAGATTGAACGATTTCATGAAGCACTTGTAAGTACACGGAGTCAATTAAAAGTAATTAGAAATCGCGTTTTAAATCGATTAGGTGAGACAGCAGCAAATCTA from the candidate division KSB1 bacterium genome contains:
- a CDS encoding HPr family phosphocarrier protein, with the translated sequence MIEKEVTISNQLGLHARPAALLVKTVAKFSSSFTMVKNGVAINGKSIMSVMALAAEPGSTLVLQMNGPDEIEAMEKVVELFENKFEED